In one window of Henckelia pumila isolate YLH828 chromosome 1, ASM3356847v2, whole genome shotgun sequence DNA:
- the LOC140875962 gene encoding uncharacterized protein isoform X1, giving the protein MVFSSIPAAYNNLDLSNWQQQQNHQIVVGISTTTTCPLVLPPPQPEPPPHGSIRPGSMAERARMANIPVPESALKCPRCDSVNTKFCYFNNYSLSQPRHFCKTCRRYWTRGGALRSVPVGGGCRRTKRSKPASSKSPAAGGARDIPQTSSSSTTTTTSNNNINSGPMPLLPPQRFPSPMLNQLAGNFTTHHHMGLNYTTLIPASTADTSTDDMSFHLGSIFGGGVGAAASLSSGIQPWRLQQYYPNFLGGFDPSPPPPPEMYQFQGNETSMKNEENLEVMKGQLTDELSWEHAKNQR; this is encoded by the exons aTGGTTTTTTCTTCCATTCCCGCAGCTTATAATAATCTTGATCTATCCAACTGGCAGCAG CAACAAAACCATCAAATTGTAGTCGGAATTAGCACCACCACCACATGTCCTCTAGTACTCCCACCACCACAGCCCGAGCCGCCGCCGCATGGTTCGATCCGCCCAGGCTCCATGGCTGAAAGAGCCCGGATGGCCAACATCCCCGTCCCCGAATCCGCCTTGAAATGCCCCCGTTGCGACTCGGTAAACACCAAGTTTTGCTACTTCAACAACTACAGTCTCTCTCAGCCTCGCCACTTCTGCAAGACGTGTAGAAGGTACTGGACACGAGGCGGCGCGTTGAGAAGCGTTCCCGTGGGCGGAGGCTGCCGCCGGACCAAAAGAAGCAAACCGGCGAGCTCGAAATCTCCGGCTGCTGGAGGCGCCAGAGATATTCCGCAAACCAGCTCAAGCTCCACTACTACCACTACcagtaataataatattaatagcGGCCCCATGCCTCTGCTTCCGCCCCAACGCTTCCCCTCTCCCATGCTTAATCAACTCGCCGGAAACTTCACTACACATCATCACATGGGCTTGAATTACACCACATTAATCCCTGCCTCTACGGCGGATACTAGTACTGATGACATGAGCTTTCATTTGGGAAGTATATTTGGTGGTGGTGTGGGGGCAGCAGCTTCACTTTCATCTGGAATTCAGCCATGGCGGCTGCAGCAATATTACCCTAATTTCTTGGGAGGTTTCGACCCGtctccgccgccgccgccggagATGTACCAATTCCAAGGCAATGAAACGTCAATGAAAAATGAAGAAAATTTGGAGGTCATGAAGGGACAGTTAACAGATGAATTAAGCTGGGAGCATGCCAAGAATCAAAGATAA
- the LOC140875962 gene encoding uncharacterized protein isoform X2 → MAERARMANIPVPESALKCPRCDSVNTKFCYFNNYSLSQPRHFCKTCRRYWTRGGALRSVPVGGGCRRTKRSKPASSKSPAAGGARDIPQTSSSSTTTTTSNNNINSGPMPLLPPQRFPSPMLNQLAGNFTTHHHMGLNYTTLIPASTADTSTDDMSFHLGSIFGGGVGAAASLSSGIQPWRLQQYYPNFLGGFDPSPPPPPEMYQFQGNETSMKNEENLEVMKGQLTDELSWEHAKNQR, encoded by the coding sequence ATGGCTGAAAGAGCCCGGATGGCCAACATCCCCGTCCCCGAATCCGCCTTGAAATGCCCCCGTTGCGACTCGGTAAACACCAAGTTTTGCTACTTCAACAACTACAGTCTCTCTCAGCCTCGCCACTTCTGCAAGACGTGTAGAAGGTACTGGACACGAGGCGGCGCGTTGAGAAGCGTTCCCGTGGGCGGAGGCTGCCGCCGGACCAAAAGAAGCAAACCGGCGAGCTCGAAATCTCCGGCTGCTGGAGGCGCCAGAGATATTCCGCAAACCAGCTCAAGCTCCACTACTACCACTACcagtaataataatattaatagcGGCCCCATGCCTCTGCTTCCGCCCCAACGCTTCCCCTCTCCCATGCTTAATCAACTCGCCGGAAACTTCACTACACATCATCACATGGGCTTGAATTACACCACATTAATCCCTGCCTCTACGGCGGATACTAGTACTGATGACATGAGCTTTCATTTGGGAAGTATATTTGGTGGTGGTGTGGGGGCAGCAGCTTCACTTTCATCTGGAATTCAGCCATGGCGGCTGCAGCAATATTACCCTAATTTCTTGGGAGGTTTCGACCCGtctccgccgccgccgccggagATGTACCAATTCCAAGGCAATGAAACGTCAATGAAAAATGAAGAAAATTTGGAGGTCATGAAGGGACAGTTAACAGATGAATTAAGCTGGGAGCATGCCAAGAATCAAAGATAA